TTCACAATTAAATCTGCTGATCCAGTTCTACACTGCTATCATCCAGTCTGTTCTCTGCACATCCATCACTGTCTGGTTTGGATCAGCCACCGAACAGGACAGGAACAGACTACAACCGACAGTCAGGTCTGCAGAAAAAATCATTGGTGCCAGCAAGCCCTCCATCCAGGACTTGTACATCTCCTGGACACAACCAGTTCCAACTCCTCCCCTCTGGTAGGCGCTACAGAGCACTGCAGGCCAAAACTACCAGACACCAGAACAGCTTCTTTTCTCTGGCCATCACTTAATCAGTCATACAGCGTCAGGAACAATCATGTGCAATAATCTGGtacatatatattcaaaattttatatatatgtatatataaggTATATGAAAATATGAGTATATTGGTTTGAAGGTATATGAGGATGTGAGTATGTGAGTATATGGGTATGATGGTATATGAGTATATGGGTTTGAAGGTATATGAGTATGTGAGTCTATGAGTATATTGGTTTGAAGGTATATGAGGATGTGAGTCTATGAGTATGAAGTTATATGAGTTTATGGGTATGAGGGTATATGACTATATGGGTATATAAGTATATGAGTATGAAGGTATATGAGTATATGAGTATAAAGGTATATGAGTATATGGGTATGAAGGTATATGGTATAAAGGTATATAAGTATATGAGTATATGGGTATATAAGTATATGGGTATGAGGGTATATAAGTATATGAGCATGAAGGTATATAAGTATATGGGTATGAAGGTATATAAGTATATGAGTATGGGGGTGTGAGGGTATATGAGTATATGAGTATGAGGGTATATAAGTATATGAGTATATGAGAATGAAGGTATATAAGTATATGGGTATATAAGTATATgagtatataagtatatgagTATGAGGGTATATAAGTGTAtgagtatatgtatatatgagtatataagtatatgagtatataagtatatgagTATGAAGGTATATGAATATATAAGTATAtgagtatataagtatataagtatatgagTATATGAGTATATGAGTATATGAGTATGAAGGTATGAGTATATgagtatataagtatatgagTATATAAGTATATGGGTATATAAGTATTTGAGTATGAGGGTGTGAGGGTATAGACAGGCCTCTGGGAGTGGATGCGCGGTCATGTGATCAGTGTGTGGAGGCGGACGCAGAGACGCTCCCTCTGTTCAATGGAACAACAACGCGGAGCAGAGAGTAAATCAATGACACTAATGTCCGGAGCAGCATCAGCCTCGGTGTCTGTCTGACTTCTTCATTCGCAGCTTTGCTTCAAACGTGTTCGTGTGTTTGTGACCGAAGCTGTTGTCGGTGTCTACGTCAGCGTCCGCATTCCTCCGCTGGCTGCTGAGATTTAAAACAGCTCCGATTAGTTTCAGTGAAACCAGAGACTTTGTCCAGTGTTTGTCCATCATTTagccacagaggaggacagctggaggacagaggacacagagacactcacGTGCTGAGTGGGGAGCTGTGTCGGTCTGCTGTCCCGGACACTGACGGGGTAAGGGCGGACACTGAGGGGAAACCTCTccgtatttaaaaaaaaacaaaaaaaagttgcGGCTAACGTCAACTAGCAGGCTAACAGTGCTGCTAAATGTTTGTTAGCGTTTGTTTTCACCTTAAACTTCACAGACAACAAGAGCAGTGAGTCACAAGCTGAAGtctttcaaatgaaatgttgcCAGATGGTAGCAGAGGGTCCCAACCGTGACTCCAGTGATCCAGTACTTTAGCTTAATGTTTGAAACGTGTGCTGATCTGACATTTCTGCATCTTAATCCTTTACATACAGTATAATAACATACACCCagttgtcagtttattaggaacacctagCTACGACTAATGCAGCCCTGGACTAAAGGTACATCTTGATCAATAACTTATCTGAATCAATGTATTAGTCAATATGAGCTAATGACAGATCCAGTCTTACAAATGAAATGATGGTGTCATGTTCCACATCCAATGCACCACTGATGGTGTCCGTCCATCTGTAAATCATTGACTTGAAGGATTATGGGGAATCTGTGTCTTGTATCTTAAACCTATAAACTATAACCACTGCATTAGAATGTATTGTATCAGAGTTATCTTGAAgttaatacacaaacacaatgtgatACGCCACTTGCAAGCAGGGCTggacttaaaaaacaaaatgattgtGGAGTTATCAGTCATTATCATTAAATTTACTGTCCAACCGATAAATATATCACTTGGCCgataaagtaaaatatgatATGAGCCTCAAAGAGACTTACCAGTGTCTGTGCCTATggttaaattgtaaaatatcaaacctcaattacatttctttggcATAcaatcttaggaatcattgctatttaaaaaatatatagaaataaataaatatatgtttgtatAATGGCCAATTTGTGGCATGGTCGCGCGGTGGCTAGCACAAGTTCTCCCTGTATCTGCGTTGGTTTCCTCCAGgtgacttcctcccacagttcagAGACATGTAGTTTGGGGTTAGATTAAATGGAGAACCTAAAGATCATGtccataatttttttttgtttgttgtgcagGTTGGTAGATCTGGATCCAGAGCCAGAGTCcagagtggagggaggaggccAGGCTGGGCCCACCTCCGGCAGAGACCATGACCACCTCTGTCGGCTCCGCAGCTCCTCACTGGAAATCCgagaaaaagaaatcagagaGAAGGGCTCTGAGATCCTCAGGGAACAGCTGGATGCTGCAAAGAGGGTGTTTTAACCTTCTTCATTtctaacacaaaaacacagagaagcatAGTTTGACctgaaaaaaaagagttgacAATGCAATTCTTCTTCCCTGTTAAATGTGATTGTGACACTTTTCTTCTACAATTTTCAggaactgaaactgaaagatAAGGAGTGCGAGCGTCTGTCTCAGGTCAGGAAtcagctggagcaggagctggaggagttgACAGCCAGTCTATTTGAGGTGAGCAGTTATCATTGCTCCATGCTGAGTGCACTTTGACCTGATGATGAGTGATGCTTTGATGCTGCACAAGTCCTAATATTCACAGTTTGCATTGTAGTCAAAACATTAGCATTAATATTTTAGTCTTTTAAATATGCATTACTCTGGGGCAGTTGCCAAGTCCACCAGGTAAATTGTGTTCAATATTCTCTCTGCTTTTATCTCAGTTTTTGGTCTCCAACAAATCACAGGCGAACAAAAAGATTCAATAATGCAGCTTAATATTTCACTGATTTACCTTTTAGCATGAATGAAAATTTAACAACAGCCTCACAACCAGATgtctcagatgttttttcaaatATGTTCAACTTGCATTGTTTTAAGCCTGTGTTGATGTTATCTACTTCTCTACAGGAAGCTCACAAGATGGTGAATGAAGCAAACGtcaaacaagcagcagcagagaaacagctCAAGGAGGCTCAAGGgaaggtttgttttgtttttctttgtttctgttaaaaCCTGAAAATGAGATGTCTGATCAATTGAACTTTTGTCCCATTAAAAATTCCTCAGATGCTCCTAAACTACTCATGAATCCAACTCTGATTTGTCTTAAATAGGCCTCAGAGGTGTTTTTAAGaaatattcatcatcatttttccttttttccccctcttttgTCTGACTTCCAGATTGACGTCCTGCAAGCAGAGGTGACAGCACTCAAGACTCTGGTGTTGACATCCACACCTTCCTCACCGAACCGCCAGCTGCATCCACAGCTCCAGCCTTCGGGAACCAGGGGGGCGTACAAACACGTTGGGGGACATGTCCGCAACAAGAGTGCGAGCAGTACCTTTCCGTCCTCATCTGGAAAACCAGAACCTTCTTCAGTCTCCATTCAGCCTGTGGCCAAAGAAGACCAAGAGGTGACCTTTATAAAATGTTATACACTTTCCTCTCTTCtgctaaaatacatttctgcatCTTTGGACTTGTGCTTTCTCTTTTCCCATCAATTATTCTTGCTTCCTTATCTCTTATCTtggtcttttttatttcttttctgtttctctcactaCTAACCTCTGTCTGACTTGTTCTTCCTCTATGTCTCTggtgtctcttcctctctcagccTGCtgttcctgctctcctctctctgattCTCTGCCTGGTTCCCGGACAGTCTGTCAGTATGACCTATGACTCTTACTGGCAGCAGCGGGGAGAGGGTTTAGACACTGACAGCAGACAGGTAACTGCATTCCTTCAGTCAAACTCCATGGAGTTTTAGCTTTAGTTGCTGGATCTGTATTCTGTAATTATCTGAATTGACAGGTCAGTGAGCAGGTTTTTCATGTACAGAGTGAGTCAgccttttttacttttcatagacaagtttttaatgttttaattggtCATTCATCTCCTTTAAAAGGCAGTGCAGTGTCTTGTAATGAGTTGAGCCACTAATTATGTGAAAAGCAACATTATTCCTGCTACATGTAAGTTCAAAAGAGAATCATAGCCTCATAATGTCTTATTCACTAACTAAATAAGGAACCCCgctctctgtgttttacatttttgacaAGCTCCATCCGTCTGAGGAGGACAATGTCAGTTTATCAGTCTACCACATTGACACTGCAATAGAATTTGGTACAAATACCAGCCCTGTGGTTCATGGGTCAGAGGGGGCGTCCACTAACTGCATTCAGTTTGATCCTGTGCCACTCTTGTCCAAATGTCGGAGTGTCCTTGAGTAAGACACTGAACCCTGAGTTGCGTACAGCTCCATCACtgactatgtttacatggacattAATATTCTGATATTGACCTGATTAAGagaatagtctgaataagacaccgatcccagacagcacacacacacaggccctaCTCTAATAGTAGTTCATGTAGACACCATAATCAAGAAGATGTCTTGAAAAAGGTCAATATTGTCTGTCCATGTAAACGTAGAGACAAATCGTAAAGTGCTTTGTCCATTATATCATGTCAGTGCAGCTCATGTATATTACATATAAACTGGTTTCCACAGGGTGAGTCCATAAAGGTTTTGTTGAATTTTTCTCCAGTGCGCTTTAAGTTTTCAATTAGCTTTGGTTAtccctttatttttttagtGCCATCATCAGGTCTAACTTCAGTATTCTAGTATTTGGGGTTGTGAATAAATATCTGTCAAAGTGATGATATTCTTATCTGCCTCAAATTGACTTGTTTATATTAAAATGGCTAATTCTTCCTTGCAAACATGCTGTGAACTCGGGAAAAACACAACTAGTCAACATCAGCATTTTAACATTGTCTTAATAAGCATGCTAGCTGCTGCATTAATGTACAGAGCATCATCTTTTTGAAATATGACTTCGCCGTGTCAGTTAGAAGATTCTGTGGTCGACACAtacaacatttttgtttgcagatggactcagtTCTTTATGCAGAGTTTTTGATGTGGAAGGAACATCCGAGTTTTGACCGCTCCTCCGCCTTCCTGGGACGAATCTACAGAGAAGACATCAGACCCTGTCTCTCCTTCACAAGATCTGAGGTCACAATCTCACTGCTTCTCAGCAGAAATATTATGTTGCTGTATTTGTTGCATTTCAGTGAGAAGTTACGTTAATTCCTGCTCTCCGCAGCTGTCCCAGCTGGTGCAGAGTGCCGTGGAAAACAACTCTCTGACCATCGAGCCTGTGGCCATGTCAGCGTTACCGATGGTAAAGGCCTCAGCTGTAGAGTGTGGAGGCCCCAAGTGAGTTGTCACGGCTACACATTAACTatcatcctctcctctgtgtcacCAGTCACTGCTAAACAACGGCCAAGTCAATTCTAAAATTCACTTGGATTTTGTTCTCATTTCTTCACTTGTGATTTACGGTTATAAGGTTTTCACTGTCTTACCTCGGGCACATTTCTAATCACTGTCTGACTTAAACATCTTTTCTTCCAGTGGGTTTAGGGCAGCAATAGAGACGTAAGTCCTCCAAAGAAGTAATAAACTGTTGAGCTTTGCACTAACAAACTACTGTAGCATGTAATGAAACCTGCTTGTCCACAATCTGTAAATAAATGACCCAGATGGGTTGTGCACGTGTCTGAATTTACATGTGACCTATAAccttttactcttcacagtgaCTAACTATCTTTGATTGTGCACCTCTTTATTTGTGCTGCCTTCTAAAAATGTGGTCTCTCTGTGAGCAATGTTAAGTGTTTGCTATGAccgtgtgtgtcagtgtcttgTAGCTGTGATTCTCTTGACAGCTGATCTTTCTCCACTTGTAGAAAATGTGCATTAAGTGGCGTGTCACGGCTCTGTCGACATCGCATTAAACTCGGCGACAAGGGGAGCTACTATTACATCTCTCCTTCCAGCAGAGCACGGGTAACTATCCCTTCTCTGTCACCTCGACTTCACACCGCTGCTGAGTGTTCCTACATGTAACCTTGCCCTATTTCTCCTCTCTAGATCACAGCAGTTTGCAACTTTTTTACTTATATCCGCTACATCCAGCAGGGCCTGGTGAGACACAATGGTAAGTTAATgtctgtttacatttgaaataatatGTAATTACAGGCCTGTTTGATTTAGCCGATTGACTTGTCGTTGTCTCTTGTTTTCCAGCCGAGCAGATGTTCTGGGAGGTGATGCGTTTCCGCAGAGAAATGACTGTGGCCAAGTTAGGTTTCTACCTCACTGACCTGGGTTAGAGGATCTGACGGGACATGGGAACAACCGATGTAACTTGCATGATCCGAGGACTTTAAATTTTCAGACGTGTCTGAGTTAAACTGTGGTAACAAAAGGTCTTGGTACATTTTTTGGAAGCAGAGCTTATGAGGCGTTCGCACTGCAGCAGAGGTCAACCAACAAGGGAGGCGGAGCATGCTCTAGTGCCACTTCTGCGTATGCAATAAGAGATTTTTAATTAAACCAGCACagcaagaaataaataaaactagcACAATTTGATATAGGATTGTGTTACTTCCagatatgtaaaatatattcctCCATTACAGTGCAGGACACAGGATTAGTTTccgtttattattttttcatcatgtAAGCTCTGAACCTCCCAGGTGGAGTGAACACATCGtctcttgtgaacacaatagaTTGTATGTATCATGTTTCTGGCATTACTCTGTTAGAAAGATGAGCACAGGATGGAAGCAGTCGAGAAGGTTCAGTCGGTGTCTTACCTCAAGTATTACAGACTTAGACAACTATATGTCACATGTAAGATGTGTGAGGTTGATATTATCTGTGTAGTTTCCATAAAGCAATGATTTTGgttgtttgctttatttttacattagtgTGACGCTCCCTAAGCTTCTCCTAGTTTCTTCAGTTATGAAGTTAAACACCACAAACGAGATGTTTTATCTTGGGATGTTAATGCACTCTCACTACATTACTTGTTTTAGAGgccttctttaaaaaaacacttgaaaatCCGTTTCCCATTAGGCTGAACCAAATAatcatttatattattaattaattattataccATTCAACATAGAGACAGCTTTACGATATATAAACAGACAATAAACAagctttaatacattttatctcAACATGTTCAACTGTTGGAACAGTAGCTTTGCATGTCTACAATGAACTGTATCTACATTAACTATAAGCCATAAAGGACTTTGCATGAGTGCAGCACATAGCCATATTATGCATAATTACATTGTATATTGGTTTTACCTTGTAGTAAAGATTTAGATCAGTTTTTACAGAAGACAATCTGTTTAAGGTAAGAAATGAAGAATGTTGTGTCAGAAAGTGCAATAACTGCTTATCTTATCCTGGTCATTACCTGTGTTCTCgggtgtaaaaacaaaggcagtgtcACCTTTGTACCATGTGTGATTTACAGCTTTTGTTTGTATAAAGTCTGATGGCAGTAAAATGGATCAGTTTGACTTTGGTTTCAGGTCATGACTCATCTTTGTATAGTTCATTCATTCTTACAACACAATACATGACACAGAGACCTGTTTTTTCTCAGCACGTCAttggtttggttttaaattaaGCTCATACGcccagacacacacccacagttgACCAACAAGTTTATAAGCAGGAATCGGGGACATGGAAACAGAGGAAACGCTGAGACTGTATCCCGCTCACACAAATCTGTTTTTGGTGCAGACATTCCTGACAGATTTAAATTTTGGGATTTTGGGATTGAAAAAGACTTTTATAAGCTTGTTATTCTGTTTTCCTGGCCTCATCACACAGATTTCATCAGAACCTAGTTAAGAGTCTTACTGATGTGAAGCTCAGAGTGACTTATAGTGAAGTCAGTGGACAGTGGTTGCaacaaagtacatttatgtAGTTACTGAACTTAAGCAccttttttgaaatgtttatttaaagcaagtacttacttttactcaagtagaaaagtcaatgtagtacttgagtaaatgttttgtcagtttatttaaaactttgatTTGTTCATCTTAAGTGAGTTTATAAATTAacaagacaaaatgtttttaatgttataaacacatacattcataaaCTGAACCCACAAATAACTATTTAAAGTTAAATACATTGAGGCCATCACAATAACtttaacatgtaaaaaaaagaaccaaACTCTCAACAAGGTATGATTAACTGTTCCCTTGGCAACACGCTGCAGCGACCAACTCCTGTTTCTTGGGGAAATATCTGCAAGAAAGAGTCAAACACATGTTGATTATATTTCACTTtgaaactgctgctctgttttgttATCTGTCAGGAtaacattttttccccccacaatATAAATTCTACGAGCGTTGCGAACACTGACTTAAATAATCATTCATATATAACATCAAGAGAATAAGGTGCACACTCACTGAATCAATGCTCCCATCAATATGACTTCTAATAATATTTGTACAAAATAGATCTTTCAGTGCCTTACCTTTGATAACAGATCATTATCATCACCAGCACGGCCACACCACCGATCACTACTATCACCGCAGTGACCACAGAGATGACAGAGAGTGAGGAGGGCTCTGGAAcattgcacatacacacacgtgcacacacacacacacacacacacacacacacacacacggcaatGTTCAGTATCAGAAGTGACCGATTCTGACATGTTGTATATGTTGTTGTAAGTTAAGATTTACTTATATTATGATTTCCAAAACAAAGGTTAAAAAAGTGCTTCTTTAAAGATGGTACGTTTATCACAAAACCTCTGCAGAAACTGAAGGAGCATCTGAACCAACCTGAGCACATGAAGGAACCTGGTTTGTTGAAACACTCCAAGTTTTGTGGACAAGGAGAAATCTGTTCTTCACACTCATTAATATCTGTGTTggtcaaaaacaaatcaataagaAACAcgattactgatttgatgaaaATTGtataatattgaaatattttggTATCATAAAATGCTGTTGTCTAAACAGATTtaacaatttctttttaaatgtaacttttttttgtcattatcaCTCATCCCCTTTCTTTATGAGTGCTTCATGAACAGGTTCTTAATTTGAGCATCAAAGCCAAGACTACATGTTCCCTCTTGACtttcaataaaaacagtggAGACTGTTGATTTAACTAATGCTTCCAATGCCATGTGTTAcacttaaatgaaaaaaaaaacatgacatacGTGAAAACTTAGGAAAATCATGTGATACAactgaaagctccagaacagACACTACATGGACCTAGCCAGGTGATTGTTTCCATGTGAATTTTAGAATAATCAACATTTTgaagttttgtattttatattaagGAATATTACCATCAAGATCAACATCAGTTTTGTTACGTGTGACACATAAACTATATTGgtgatttaaaatgtgatcTCTTCTGTCGGCGTGTCACCAGCCTCAGTTTAGTCATTGTACCTTGACATGTTGGAGGCGCAGGGCTCCACTGGTGCttgtttgtgtcacagctgACAGAAGAAGGACCCAGCAGCTTGAAGCCTGAGTGACACTGATACAGAATCACTGAGTCACAGAGCAGGGAGTAACCAGATTGAATCCTGGGTATCGGACCACAGCTGGGAtctgggagagaagagagtgaaaaaaTAGCACAAGTGGAATATCACCAGCGAAGTATTTCTGTGTCGTCACCTGTGTCTGGTTCTTTCCAGGGACTGAGATCGAGGTGGGGGATGAGCGGGTGGGAACAGGCCAGCATATCCTCGGCACTCTCAGTGCGTGAGAACGGGTCTTTAGGGACGAGGGCGATGTGGCTGTTATCACAAATGATGCGGGACAGAGAGACGGCATGGAGGTGTCTCCTCTGGGGGCTGGTGAACACTCCCTCCTTCTCCCACCAGAACCTCACACGACAAAGACAGATTGTTTTAGTGTATGGCGTTAACTCATGTTGTTTGATCAGTAGATGATGAGCAGCATTAcctgtctccatctctcagGGCTCTGAATTGTCTGGCCAGCAGGCAGGCCAGGAGAGGCCCCACTCGGCCTTCGGGCAGAGGGGGCTCGGAGATGGCGCCCACCCACACGTCGACGTTGTGGGGCGTCCCGTACAGGAGCTGGAGTTTGTGAGCCAAAGAGAAGTTTCCCAGGATTTCAGCCAACTCTGCAGTAGAGTCGGGGACAGAAAGGCCGCAGGAGCTTCTCCACGAGCCGTATCCTGAGGAGAACAAGTGAGACAAAGAGTTTAAAGGACTAGTACAAgaagtgagacagtgagagaactGCATTTAAATGTAAGGAGCACCATCTTTAAAACAATGTCGACTTCTGAtagtgaaataaaactgaaacttttAAGCCGATAAGACCAAGGTCATGCTATTTTTATAACTCAAAGAGTAGAACATCCCTTCGGTGGTCACTCTTGAGGGAAAACTCATTCGGGGGGTTAATATCTTTACATACCTGGTATGACTCTCTTGTTTTATATATCAAATGATTTTACAGTTACTATGACTGTGTTTCTTTTATAAAATCTATAACACCACTGAGTTTGTACAGTTTAAACAAATCTAGGTAAATCCATCCTTTATTAATACTGATTTGAGCTTTTCTTGAACATAGATGATAAGATAAACATAGTATATCTGTTGTAACAGTCCTCATTGACAGCCAGCAGCGGACGTTCAGTATGAAGCGACTCTCTGCTGTGCGGCAGATTACAGAAGGTACCTGGTAAGCCGTGGTCTCGGCCCCTCTGGAGGTTGAGGGCCCCAAGGTCCAGGGGCATCCCTCCCTGTGCCTGAAACAGCCTCTCAGTCAGCTCCTCCACCATCATCTGACCTGGAGTCTGCAGTTTGGCTGGAGACAACAACAGGCCACGCAGCACAGGGTCGATACCACCTGAAACACCAGGAGACAGAACTGCTGAGTAAACCACACAGGATCTAAACACAATGAATCAATTTCCGTTCTTTACCTTCCTGCACAACCCTCCAAGAGGCAAACAGAGAGTGGTGCAGAGGCAGTGGGGGATGCTGGGAGTTTGTGGTGTATCCTGGCCCCAGTCTGCTCACTACTGGCTGCACCGTGACGTGGGCAAAACGAAATGCAGCAGCTGCAAAGACGTTTGCGATGCTGGGATCCACTTCAGGATTATAACCCTCATAAGGAGGCATCAGACGGGACATGGTAATGTCACCCAGGACCTGTGGCAGGTAGTGCTCCCATGTTAGGATCTGGAAGAAAAACCAGGAGGCTGGTCAGAGGGCTGGAAGTTCTTATGGTCAATGGATTTAGCTGAAACTGTACCTGATGAATGGCTCCCATGATCTTGCGGGCCTCCTGATACAGGGTGTCTGGGCTCCAGTGAGGGTTGAGCAGGTGCAGCTCTTTGACCAGCCGGTTGTGCTCTCTCAGAAAGAGCGTGTGCAGCGCGATCATTCCCAGATGCTCATTGGCTCTTGAATCACCTGAGAGACATGAATGATGAACAGCGTCTCCACTGAAGCCTTTGGAGGACAGATGAATCTCTACATTTACTCACCAGCTTGAAAGCAGGACGTGGAGTTCACCCGGTGCGTGAATCTGTCTGACGTCCCAGAGGCGGTGGAGTTCCGAGGACCACAGGGGTCCAGGTGCGCCTGCTGTCGAGCCAGGAAGGGCATGTAGGGCAGCCCCTGGTCTGAGTGCTGGGGGTTGAGGGCCATGGAGCCCAGAGGAGAGGAGTTGTTCCTCAGAGACGACGCCACACTGGTGGAGCTGCCGTACACCATGCTGGCATCGACAAAGGAGGTGATGGCGTTCAGCTGCTCTCTGTGGCGATGAGGGAGGACTCCTGCGCTGCAGCTGGGAGCAGATCGAAAGAAAGGCATACATTTCTGGACGCCATTACGGCGATCAGACAGAGggatctgaaaaaaaaaagaagttttatttatttatattatcaatgaatatatgttttttcaTAGTAATGTAGTAAAATATGTTCATTGAATTATTTCTACATTACttgcagttttttaaattcttgGTACTCATCATTTTACATCTGTACTTTGCACCTGCAATTGTTTCATTGTCTCTTCTACTTCTctct
This genomic interval from Paralichthys olivaceus isolate ysfri-2021 chromosome 7, ASM2471397v2, whole genome shotgun sequence contains the following:
- the rab3il1 gene encoding guanine nucleotide exchange factor for Rab-3A isoform X2, with protein sequence MDAFEGLHSVQISSSPPSSASSSRGYEVLKVGRSGIAVYSSAVFFGTPDVLGHTATRQRSSRKPEEGCVVGRLVDLDPEPESRVEGGGQAGPTSGRDHDHLCRLRSSSLEIREKEIREKGSEILREQLDAAKRELKLKDKECERLSQVRNQLEQELEELTASLFEEAHKMVNEANVKQAAAEKQLKEAQGKIDVLQAEVTALKTLVLTSTPSSPNRQLHPQLQPSGTRGAYKHVGGHVRNKSASSTFPSSSGKPEPSSVSIQPVAKEDQEPAVPALLSLILCLVPGQSVSMTYDSYWQQRGEGLDTDSRQMDSVLYAEFLMWKEHPSFDRSSAFLGRIYREDIRPCLSFTRSELSQLVQSAVENNSLTIEPVAMSALPMVKASAVECGGPKKCALSGVSRLCRHRIKLGDKGSYYYISPSSRARITAVCNFFTYIRYIQQGLVRHNAEQMFWEVMRFRREMTVAKLGFYLTDLG
- the rab3il1 gene encoding guanine nucleotide exchange factor for Rab-3A isoform X4 translates to MDAFEGLHSVQISSSPPSSASSSRGYEVLKVGRSGIAVYSSAVFFGTPDVLGHTATRQRSSRKPEEGCVVGRLVDLDPEPESRVEGGGQAGPTSGRDHDHLCRLRSSSLEIREKEIREKGSEILREQLDAAKRELKLKDKECERLSQVRNQLEQELEELTASLFEEAHKMVNEANVKQAAAEKQLKEAQGKIDVLQAEVTALKTLVLTSTPSSPNRQLHPQLQPSGTRGAYKHVGGHVRNKSASSTFPSSSGKPEPSSVSIQPVAKEDQEMDSVLYAEFLMWKEHPSFDRSSAFLGRIYREDIRPCLSFTRSELSQLVQSAVENNSLTIEPVAMSALPMVKASAVECGGPKKCALSGVSRLCRHRIKLGDKGSYYYISPSSRARITAVCNFFTYIRYIQQGLVRHNAEQMFWEVMRFRREMTVAKLGFYLTDLG
- the rab3il1 gene encoding guanine nucleotide exchange factor for Rab-3A isoform X1, translated to MDAFEGLHSVQISSSPPSSASSSRGYEVLKVGRSGIAVYSSAVFFGTPDVLGHTATRQRSSRKPEEGCVVGRLVDLDPEPESRVEGGGQAGPTSGRDHDHLCRLRSSSLEIREKEIREKGSEILREQLDAAKRELKLKDKECERLSQVRNQLEQELEELTASLFEEAHKMVNEANVKQAAAEKQLKEAQGKIDVLQAEVTALKTLVLTSTPSSPNRQLHPQLQPSGTRGAYKHVGGHVRNKSASSTFPSSSGKPEPSSVSIQPVAKEDQEPAVPALLSLILCLVPGQSVSMTYDSYWQQRGEGLDTDSRQMDSVLYAEFLMWKEHPSFDRSSAFLGRIYREDIRPCLSFTRSELSQLVQSAVENNSLTIEPVAMSALPMVKASAVECGGPNGFRAAIETKCALSGVSRLCRHRIKLGDKGSYYYISPSSRARITAVCNFFTYIRYIQQGLVRHNAEQMFWEVMRFRREMTVAKLGFYLTDLG
- the rab3il1 gene encoding guanine nucleotide exchange factor for Rab-3A isoform X3, whose protein sequence is MDAFEGLHSVQISSSPPSSASSSRGYEVLKVGRSGIAVYSSAVFFGTPDVLGHTATRQRSSRKPEEGCVVGRLVDLDPEPESRVEGGGQAGPTSGRDHDHLCRLRSSSLEIREKEIREKGSEILREQLDAAKRELKLKDKECERLSQVRNQLEQELEELTASLFEEAHKMVNEANVKQAAAEKQLKEAQGKIDVLQAEVTALKTLVLTSTPSSPNRQLHPQLQPSGTRGAYKHVGGHVRNKSASSTFPSSSGKPEPSSVSIQPVAKEDQEMDSVLYAEFLMWKEHPSFDRSSAFLGRIYREDIRPCLSFTRSELSQLVQSAVENNSLTIEPVAMSALPMVKASAVECGGPNGFRAAIETKCALSGVSRLCRHRIKLGDKGSYYYISPSSRARITAVCNFFTYIRYIQQGLVRHNAEQMFWEVMRFRREMTVAKLGFYLTDLG
- the epx gene encoding eosinophil peroxidase encodes the protein MDKALMVSLFLLGLVLLSFPGHASLSRAFENTSGNVYLGSAFVKEALQRATELTDAAYTRTSERGKKSLSDGTLRPSDLLAQFKHTEARTRTQIRAAELLDNTVELIREMVYTHTMVQPSSHEELLSDKDVEDLLQVTGCSTELQRPSCQSDCVSERYRSITGECNNRDHPRWGAANIPYSRWLPPEYEDTWGTPRGWDPDHTYHNVSLPPVRLVSQEVLFTHNDNISLDSSLSHLLVEWGQWIDHDVVLTPQSPSTAAFRTGADCTHTCSRDTPCFPIQIPLSDRRNGVQKCMPFFRSAPSCSAGVLPHRHREQLNAITSFVDASMVYGSSTSVASSLRNNSSPLGSMALNPQHSDQGLPYMPFLARQQAHLDPCGPRNSTASGTSDRFTHRVNSTSCFQAGDSRANEHLGMIALHTLFLREHNRLVKELHLLNPHWSPDTLYQEARKIMGAIHQILTWEHYLPQVLGDITMSRLMPPYEGYNPEVDPSIANVFAAAAFRFAHVTVQPVVSRLGPGYTTNSQHPPLPLHHSLFASWRVVQEGGIDPVLRGLLLSPAKLQTPGQMMVEELTERLFQAQGGMPLDLGALNLQRGRDHGLPGYGSWRSSCGLSVPDSTAELAEILGNFSLAHKLQLLYGTPHNVDVWVGAISEPPLPEGRVGPLLACLLARQFRALRDGDRFWWEKEGVFTSPQRRHLHAVSLSRIICDNSHIALVPKDPFSRTESAEDMLACSHPLIPHLDLSPWKEPDTDPSCGPIPRIQSGYSLLCDSVILYQCHSGFKLLGPSSVSCDTNKHQWSPAPPTCQDINECEEQISPCPQNLECFNKPGSFMCSEPSSLSVISVVTAVIVVIGGVAVLVMIMICYQRYFPKKQELVAAACCQGNS